In the genome of Pelobacter seleniigenes DSM 18267, one region contains:
- a CDS encoding cation:proton antiporter produces the protein MNFFQISAVLIVMTALFSYLNYRRLHLPTTIGVMLISLLMSLGLILLSSFGLNLDNQAAQMLQRIDFDETLLHGMLAFLLFAGALPLDLGDLTKQRWIIAALATAGVLTSTFIVGGLSWLVLTGLGVAMPFLSCLLFGALISPTDPVAVLGLIRRLGLPHDLESKIVGESLFNDGFGVVVFTVLLALSKGEQPLSVPDVGILFVQETAGGLLFGLAVGLLTYAMLKKVDNYQVEILLTLAMVMGGYSLADTLHISGPLAVVIAGLLIGSHGRSFAMSETTRKNLDTFWELVDEILNGVLFVLIGLEILVIPVSVIHLLAGLAVIPVAFLARWISAGGVLHLLRWKYPVPAGTVTLITWGGLRGGISVAMALSLPHGPARQIIIVMTYVIVVFSILVQGLTLERVARRVIRS, from the coding sequence ATGAATTTTTTTCAGATTTCAGCCGTTCTGATCGTGATGACAGCCTTGTTCAGTTATTTGAATTATCGCCGTCTGCACCTGCCGACAACCATCGGCGTCATGTTGATCTCCCTGCTCATGTCGCTGGGTCTTATCTTGCTCTCCTCCTTCGGGTTGAATCTGGACAATCAGGCCGCGCAGATGTTGCAGCGGATCGATTTCGATGAAACATTGCTGCACGGCATGCTGGCCTTTTTATTGTTTGCCGGGGCATTGCCCCTTGATTTGGGGGACCTGACCAAGCAACGATGGATTATTGCCGCGCTGGCCACCGCCGGTGTGCTGACCTCCACCTTTATCGTTGGCGGGCTGTCCTGGCTGGTGTTGACCGGGCTGGGCGTGGCCATGCCGTTTTTGTCCTGTCTGTTATTCGGGGCTCTGATTTCCCCGACTGACCCGGTTGCGGTCCTGGGTCTGATCCGGCGGCTCGGTCTGCCGCATGATCTGGAATCCAAAATTGTCGGCGAATCGCTGTTCAATGACGGTTTCGGGGTGGTGGTGTTCACGGTTCTGCTGGCTTTGAGCAAGGGAGAACAGCCGCTGTCAGTCCCTGATGTTGGCATCTTGTTTGTGCAGGAGACCGCGGGCGGCCTCCTGTTCGGCCTGGCGGTGGGCCTGTTGACCTATGCCATGCTGAAAAAGGTGGATAATTATCAGGTTGAAATTCTCCTGACCTTGGCCATGGTCATGGGCGGCTATTCTTTGGCTGATACCCTCCATATTTCTGGCCCTCTCGCGGTCGTCATCGCCGGATTGTTGATCGGCAGTCACGGCCGCTCTTTCGCCATGTCGGAGACGACCAGGAAAAACCTCGATACGTTCTGGGAACTGGTCGATGAAATTCTCAACGGGGTGCTGTTTGTCCTGATTGGTCTTGAGATCCTGGTCATCCCGGTCAGCGTGATCCATCTGCTGGCCGGACTGGCAGTTATTCCGGTGGCGTTTCTGGCCCGCTGGATCAGTGCCGGTGGCGTGCTCCATTTGTTGCGCTGGAAATACCCGGTTCCTGCCGGCACCGTGACCCTGATCACCTGGGGTGGACTGCGGGGAGGGATTTCAGTGGCTATGGCTCTCTCGCTCCCTCATGGACCGGCCCGACAGATTATTATCGTGATGACCTATGTGATTGTGGTCTTCTCCATTCTGGTGCAGGGGTTGACGCTGGAAAGAGTGGCGCGCAGAGTTATTCGTTCATAA
- a CDS encoding STAS/SEC14 domain-containing protein, which produces MYERLNKGAPGAVAYRITTPLTRTEAEQIADELEGTISEAGKISILIDLQAFPYADLGSLWEDLKFDVKHLNDIHRLALVGGSRVEQWSVRIFAGLSLTSCRCFPEGRVEQAWAWLTE; this is translated from the coding sequence GTGTATGAACGCTTGAACAAAGGCGCCCCGGGCGCCGTCGCGTATCGTATTACCACCCCCTTGACCCGGACCGAAGCCGAACAGATTGCCGATGAGCTCGAAGGAACGATCTCCGAAGCAGGGAAAATCAGCATATTGATCGACCTGCAGGCTTTTCCTTACGCGGACCTGGGCAGTCTGTGGGAGGACCTCAAATTTGACGTCAAACACCTCAATGACATTCACCGCCTGGCTCTGGTCGGTGGGAGTCGCGTAGAACAATGGAGCGTACGGATTTTTGCCGGGCTGAGCTTGACCAGCTGCCGCTGTTTCCCGGAAGGCCGGGTGGAACAGGCCTGGGCCTGGCTCACCGAATAA
- a CDS encoding RpiB/LacA/LacB family sugar-phosphate isomerase — protein MKKIAVAADHAGFHLKTAVLLHLQNLGYGVEDFGTDSEVPVDYPDFMRPAAQSVATGQNDLGIVIGGSGNGEAMVANKVPGVRCALCWNEKSARLAKEHNNANMIAIGARMVSVQEGLWIVDTWLQAQFQGERHQRRIEKIEG, from the coding sequence ATGAAAAAGATTGCCGTTGCTGCCGATCATGCCGGATTTCACTTGAAGACCGCAGTGCTGCTCCACCTGCAAAATTTGGGCTATGGCGTGGAGGATTTCGGGACTGACAGCGAGGTGCCGGTGGATTACCCGGATTTCATGCGCCCGGCGGCGCAGAGTGTAGCAACGGGGCAAAATGACCTGGGCATTGTTATCGGCGGGAGCGGCAACGGCGAGGCCATGGTGGCCAATAAGGTTCCCGGGGTGCGCTGTGCGCTATGCTGGAATGAGAAAAGCGCCCGCCTTGCCAAAGAACATAACAATGCCAATATGATCGCTATCGGCGCCCGCATGGTCAGCGTGCAGGAGGGGTTGTGGATCGTTGATACCTGGCTGCAGGCGCAATTTCAGGGAGAGCGTCATCAGCGCAGGATCGAAAAGATCGAGGGCTGA